GGGGAGGGGGAGCCGATCAGGTGGCGCTGTCGCTGGCCTCGTCGGCGTCGTCGTCGCTGTCGTCCTCGGTGCTCGGCTGCGGCTCTTCGCCGAGCAGGATCCGCTCGACCTCGCTGGGCTGGTAGCCCCACTCCACGAGCGCGCCGAGCACGCGGGAATCCCACGCGGTCGGGTTGCGCCACGAGTGCTTGCCGGTCGTGGCCTCCCACGCGGCGACGATCGCGGCGAGGGTGGTCATGGTCGCGGCCTTCGGCGTGCTCGCCTTGGTGGCGATCTTGTGGCACTCGTCGTGGCCCGCGCCGTAGTAGCCGGTCGGGACGTCGATCCCGAGCAGCGTGAAGATCATCGGGTGCCGGTGGTCCATGGCCTTGCTCAGCGAGTGGTGGCCGGTGACGACGGCCTCGCAGATCAGGGCCTCGGCTCCCTTCGGGGCGGTCTTGCGGGCCACGAACCCGGCCAGCCACTCGCGGCGCACCGTCTCCGCGCTCGCCCAGGCCTTGTTGTTGGCGATCACGCGGCGGCGCTCCTCACGGCGGGCCTCGACATCCTCCTCGCTCTCGCTCTCGTCCCCGCTGTCGGCGGTGGTGCTGCCGGACCCGCCGCCGCGACGACGCAGGCCGGAGGCGGCGAGGTCGGTGACGACCCACACCGGCACGTACTGCTGGTAGGGCTCGGCGGGCTCGTAATCGTCGTCCTCCTCGTCGCTGCCGTCCTCGCTCTCCTCGTCGTACTCGTCCTCGGGGTAGACCCACTCCTTGACGACCTGGACGCGAGCGCCGGGAACGTTGGGCCACTCCTCCTCGGGCAGCGGCTCGCCGTCCTCGGT
This genomic window from Nocardioides marinus contains:
- a CDS encoding ParB/RepB/Spo0J family partition protein, whose translation is MTHTIQTPADTAADEATEAAEPVQAEEFLYLDPAEIIIGSNVRTDLRPDHKEFRKSIKERGVLEAVTVYCNEAGQYVLLRGQRRTVTAAEVGTPTGLIPARVVPQPADADRIGDQMVENIHRAGMREAEIVAGVEQLALLGVSAAQIAKRTSIDRPTVNAALAVTKADQSRNRLDSGDLTLEEAAIFAEFEHDPEAVQRLENAKRWRRSLAHEAQRLRDEAAEREADAAEVERLRAEGLPVLSAEEVAEADEVLRIERLVTEDGEPLPEEEWPNVPGARVQVVKEWVYPEDEYDEESEDGSDEEDDDYEPAEPYQQYVPVWVVTDLAASGLRRRGGGSGSTTADSGDESESEEDVEARREERRRVIANNKAWASAETVRREWLAGFVARKTAPKGAEALICEAVVTGHHSLSKAMDHRHPMIFTLLGIDVPTGYYGAGHDECHKIATKASTPKAATMTTLAAIVAAWEATTGKHSWRNPTAWDSRVLGALVEWGYQPSEVERILLGEEPQPSTEDDSDDDADEASDSAT